A region of Hoplias malabaricus isolate fHopMal1 chromosome 12, fHopMal1.hap1, whole genome shotgun sequence DNA encodes the following proteins:
- the wdfy2 gene encoding WD repeat and FYVE domain-containing protein 2: MAADISPRPQARKPVLLSRIEALQDVVNTAVIIPKEDGVISVSQDRTVRVWLKRDSGQYWPSIYHTMPAPCSCMSFNPETRRLSVGMDNGVISEFILSEDYNKMTPARSYQAHQGGVTVVLFVLEMEWVLSTGQDKSFTWHCSESGQQLGTYRTTAWVSGLQFDVETRHAFVGDHSGQVTILKLEQDNCSLVTTFKGHTGNVTALCWDPVQRVLFSGSSDHSIIMWDIGGRKGTAIELQGHNDKVQGLCYAPHTRQLISCGSDGGIVIWNMDVTRQETPEWLDSDSCQRCEQPFFWNFKQMWDSKKIGLRQHHCRKCGQAVCGKCSSKRSTIPLMGFEFEVRVCDSCLESITDEERAPTATFHDSKHAVVHMHYEPTRSWLLTSGADRVIKLWDMTPVVS; the protein is encoded by the exons ATGGCGGCTGATATCAGCCCGCGTCCTCAAGCGAGAAAACCCGTTCTGCTCAGCCGCATCGAGGCGCTCCAGGACGTGGTCAACACCGCGGTCATCATCCCCAAAGAGGACGGCGTTATAAGCGTCTCTCAGGACAG GACGGTCCGTGTCTGGCTCAAgagggacagtggacagtactGGCCTAGCATCTACCACACAATGCCAG CTCCCTGTTCGTGTATGTCCTTTAACCCAGAGACCAGGAGGCTTTCTGTGGGGATGGACAACGGAGTAATTTCT GAGTTTATCCTGTCAGAAGACTACAATAAAATGACTCCAGCTCGGTCCTATCAGG CTCATCAGGGTGGTGTGACAGTGGTGTTGTTTGTGTTGGAGATGGagtgggtcctgagcactgGTCAAGACAAGAGCTTCACATGGCACTGTTCAGAGAGTGGTCAGCAACTGGGCACTTACCGGACCACGGCTTGGGTCTCAGGACTTCA ATTTGATGTGGAGACCAGACATGCCTTCGTAGGTGACCACTCAGGTCAAGTGACCATTCTTAAACTGGAACAGGACAACTGCAGTCTTGTCACCACTTTTAAAGGCCACACAG GTAATGTTACTGCTCTGTGCTGGGACCCTGTTCAGAGAGTGTTATTTTCTGGAAGTTCGGATCATTCAATAATTATGTGGGACATTGGAGGACGGAAAGGTACAGCCATTGAACTGCAGGGGCACAA TGATAAGGTACAGGGCCTGTGTTACGCTCCACACACTCGTCAGCTGATTTCCTGCGGCTCTGATGGGGGAATAGTGATCTGGAACATGGATGTCACACGACAGGAG actCCAGAATGGCTAGACAGTGATTCCTGCCAGAGATGTGAGCAGCCGTTCTTCTGGAACTTCAAACAGATGTGGGACAGCAAAAAGATTGGCCTTCGCCAG CACCACTGCCGGAAGTGTGGTCAGGCCGTCTGTGGAAAGTGTTCATCTAAGCGCTCCACTATCCCTCTGATGGGCTTCGAGTTTGAGGTCAGAGTGTGTGACAGCTGCCTCGAATCAATCACAGACGAGGA ACGGGCTCCCACTGCAACCTTCCATGACAGTAAACACGCCGTGGTTCACATGCACTATGAGCCCACCAGGAGCTGGCTGCTCACCTCCGGAGCCGACAGAGTCATCAAG TTATGGGATATGACTCCTGTGGTGTCCTGA